One segment of Tamandua tetradactyla isolate mTamTet1 chromosome 13, mTamTet1.pri, whole genome shotgun sequence DNA contains the following:
- the LOC143653923 gene encoding transport and Golgi organization protein 1 homolog, producing MEEMERTMRQSESSFRHQIILHEEKAHDNWLRARALQREVFVKDTESHELRQRTWYSTPVEWQLRKTTPYQGNGGEQGEYG from the exons ATGGAAGAAATGGAACGAACAATGCGGCAATCAGAGAGCTCGTTCAGACACCAG ATCATCCTTCACGAGGAGAAGGCTCATGACAACTgg CTCAGAGCTCGTGCTTTACAGAGAGAGGTGTTTGTGAAGGACACTGAATCTCATGAGTTGAGACAGAG GACCTGGTACAGCACCCCCGTGGAATGGCAGCTCAGGAAGACCACTCCCTACCAAGGCAACGGAGGAGAGCAAG GTGAATACGGCTGA